A stretch of the Photobacterium toruni genome encodes the following:
- a CDS encoding porin, whose product MENMFKRTLLGVAIATAAMASTGANAAIDLMDGKVQVYGQAAGAIFIDDNDSGTNAAFSDMESRIGFRGVVEFDNFAPDIVWQIESGNANGAAGSFGVRDTYVGLAFDNIGSIKWGRQLQAAYNYVDWPHSNPGLGNVFDWNNDITAAGNNYLDRADNTLRFDSVSWNGVGVQATVSGMGSNTDAIVSSIAANYAGSNFGIHAGYYHRGAYTVTSKVDAPLKPDDNGGWKPNPDFGKDLNTEYYANSYAIVGGNVAFGDVTLTAAYKYMMQDTKTGDADQNAFSATAQYVAGGTWLYKLGYAATTDADIDGKTAANTADTAITGRIGYLLPSAIIYSDVRHYDMNDDAKQTRFLLGIEYYF is encoded by the coding sequence ATGGAAAACATGTTCAAACGTACGCTACTTGGTGTTGCAATCGCAACGGCAGCAATGGCTTCAACTGGTGCAAATGCTGCAATCGATCTTATGGATGGTAAGGTTCAGGTTTACGGTCAAGCTGCTGGTGCAATTTTTATCGATGATAATGATAGTGGTACTAATGCTGCATTCTCTGATATGGAATCACGCATTGGTTTCCGTGGTGTAGTTGAGTTTGATAACTTCGCACCTGATATTGTATGGCAGATTGAATCTGGTAATGCTAACGGCGCGGCTGGCTCTTTTGGTGTTCGTGATACATATGTTGGTCTTGCTTTTGATAATATTGGTTCGATCAAATGGGGTCGCCAATTACAAGCTGCTTATAACTACGTTGACTGGCCACACTCAAACCCTGGCTTAGGTAATGTGTTTGACTGGAATAATGATATTACAGCTGCGGGTAACAACTACTTAGACCGTGCTGATAACACATTACGTTTTGACTCTGTATCTTGGAATGGTGTTGGCGTTCAAGCAACAGTTAGTGGTATGGGTTCTAATACTGATGCTATAGTTTCAAGTATTGCAGCAAACTATGCAGGTAGTAACTTTGGTATCCATGCTGGTTATTACCATCGTGGTGCTTACACTGTTACATCTAAAGTTGATGCACCTTTAAAACCTGATGATAATGGCGGCTGGAAACCAAACCCTGATTTTGGTAAAGACCTGAATACAGAGTACTACGCTAACTCTTACGCGATTGTCGGTGGTAATGTAGCATTTGGTGATGTGACACTGACTGCTGCTTATAAATACATGATGCAAGATACTAAAACTGGTGATGCTGATCAGAATGCATTCTCTGCAACCGCACAATATGTAGCTGGCGGTACTTGGTTGTACAAACTAGGTTACGCAGCAACAACTGATGCTGACATCGACGGTAAAACAGCTGCAAATACTGCAGATACTGCAATTACTGGTCGTATTGGTTACTTACTACCAAGCGCAATTATCTACTCTGATGTTCGTCACTATGATATGAATGATGATGCGAAGCAAACTCGTTTCCTACTTGGTATTGAATACTACTTCTAA
- a CDS encoding DUF2057 family protein, producing the protein MKKIVILSSLLAVGFSLPAIADVKVELSPELTLLAVNGSEDFGEKWYSNTRKVNLKDGDNQLLVRVEKLIPQAGDWAKFNSKPMVVSFNASNETVKLSSAFKINGVESQAKFEKYPALTLQNQSGNMINFNFAVLPGSYSVLSGYEKALTAYNAKQGNSEFLPTQIQSTPISNVVATQTQTLSQPSSGTVILSSVKSDFLSLTDIERKKFLQWAIIQ; encoded by the coding sequence ATGAAAAAAATTGTTATTTTAAGTTCGTTGTTAGCGGTAGGTTTTTCTTTACCAGCAATCGCTGATGTTAAAGTTGAATTATCTCCTGAACTAACATTATTAGCAGTTAACGGCTCTGAAGATTTTGGTGAAAAATGGTATAGCAACACCAGAAAAGTAAATTTAAAAGATGGTGATAATCAGTTATTGGTACGTGTTGAAAAGTTAATTCCGCAAGCAGGTGATTGGGCTAAATTTAATTCAAAACCAATGGTTGTTAGTTTTAATGCTTCAAATGAAACAGTGAAATTATCTTCAGCATTTAAAATAAATGGTGTTGAATCCCAAGCTAAATTTGAGAAGTATCCAGCGTTAACGTTGCAGAATCAATCTGGGAATATGATCAATTTTAATTTTGCAGTATTGCCTGGTAGCTATTCAGTTCTTTCAGGTTATGAGAAAGCTTTAACTGCTTATAATGCTAAGCAAGGAAATAGTGAGTTTTTACCAACCCAAATTCAATCTACCCCTATTTCTAATGTCGTAGCTACTCAAACCCAAACCTTATCTCAACCTTCAAGTGGGACCGTTATACTCTCATCGGTAAAATCTGATTTCTTATCTCTTACTGATATCGAACGAAAAAAATTCCTCCAATGGGCGATCATCCAGTAA